One segment of Streptomyces sp. YIM 121038 DNA contains the following:
- a CDS encoding DNA-binding protein — protein MVEHGAGEEGDVTAYAVDAVRRLVAVDAAHGARAAVPLVRAALRGLPGTAAGPHAHPARRRPPGAARGAAGDRLAALAELYEVAGWVLFDAGHYRRAHRLNARALALAERCGDRWTARLTLLNDSMLLAHTGRPRAALAAAARARGPRPLPPRVASLVLVREAHATALLGARREPRVLLARAGSRFLDGVSRHDPPWAWWLDEWELLGHRGWVLARLGDTEGAVPALHRAATAPGPSYRHLFTAQLLAALVRAGAWRDAEHLVADLAPHAGAIGSARTTEVLGRLARRLREPGAAPPSLRDAAVFLLESLPATGPARRP, from the coding sequence GTGGTGGAGCACGGGGCGGGCGAGGAGGGCGACGTCACCGCGTACGCCGTGGACGCGGTGCGGCGGCTCGTCGCCGTGGACGCGGCGCACGGCGCCCGCGCCGCCGTGCCGCTGGTGCGCGCGGCCCTGCGTGGCCTGCCCGGCACGGCCGCGGGGCCGCACGCGCACCCGGCCCGCCGCCGCCCGCCCGGCGCCGCGCGGGGCGCGGCCGGCGACCGGCTCGCCGCCCTCGCCGAGCTGTACGAGGTCGCCGGGTGGGTCCTGTTCGACGCGGGCCACTACCGGCGGGCGCACCGGCTCAACGCGCGTGCGCTCGCCCTCGCGGAGCGGTGCGGCGACCGCTGGACGGCCCGCCTCACGCTCCTGAACGACAGCATGCTCCTGGCCCACACCGGGCGCCCCCGCGCCGCGCTGGCCGCCGCCGCCCGCGCGCGGGGGCCGCGGCCGCTGCCGCCGCGGGTGGCGAGCCTCGTGCTGGTCCGCGAGGCGCACGCGACCGCGCTGCTCGGCGCCCGGCGGGAGCCGCGCGTCCTGCTGGCGCGGGCCGGGAGCCGGTTCCTCGACGGCGTCTCGCGGCACGACCCGCCGTGGGCGTGGTGGCTCGACGAGTGGGAGCTGCTCGGCCACCGCGGCTGGGTCCTCGCCCGGCTCGGCGACACCGAGGGGGCGGTGCCCGCGCTGCACCGCGCGGCCACCGCCCCCGGCCCGTCCTACCGGCACCTGTTCACCGCCCAGCTGCTCGCGGCCCTCGTCCGCGCGGGGGCCTGGCGGGACGCGGAGCACCTGGTCGCGGACCTCGCCCCGCACGCCGGGGCCATCGGCTCCGCGCGCACCACGGAGGTCCTCGGGCGGCTCGCCCGCCGCCTGCGGGAGCCCGGCGCCGCGCCCCCGTCCCTGCGGGACGCCGCCGTGTTCCTCCTGGAGTCACTGCCCGCTACCGGTCCGGCTCGTCGTCCATGA
- a CDS encoding FHA domain-containing protein, with amino-acid sequence MNGPASLARGVAPAPPGTLHARTVTGDLQAPPRPGLTVRFGRGEEPGVDLGVGEHDLMVSRRHGELTYRDRAWWLRNTGRQLLRLPRGRMMHSSTDPVPLAPGYTPLFVRGSGYREHLVELYVTGHDDLGPVSRRRADTVPPKRWALSDEERLLLVVLGQEYLLYEESPRPLTYPRAAEQLAYLRPDELWGERRIEYRIEVVRRRLHDSGFPYPLLHDTSVGRPSDNSLLHNLLRGLVESTTLVPPDLGLMDDEPDR; translated from the coding sequence ATGAACGGTCCCGCGAGCCTCGCGCGCGGCGTCGCGCCCGCGCCGCCGGGCACCCTGCACGCGCGCACCGTCACCGGCGACCTCCAGGCCCCGCCGAGGCCCGGCCTGACCGTGCGGTTCGGACGCGGCGAGGAGCCCGGCGTCGACCTCGGCGTCGGCGAGCACGACCTGATGGTGAGCCGCCGCCACGGCGAACTCACCTACCGCGACCGCGCCTGGTGGCTGCGCAACACCGGACGCCAGCTGCTGCGCCTGCCGCGCGGCCGGATGATGCACTCCAGCACCGACCCGGTGCCGCTCGCGCCGGGCTACACCCCACTGTTCGTACGCGGCTCCGGCTACCGCGAGCACCTGGTCGAGCTGTACGTCACGGGCCACGACGACCTGGGCCCGGTCTCCCGCCGCCGCGCCGACACCGTGCCGCCCAAGCGGTGGGCGCTGTCGGACGAGGAGCGGCTGCTGCTCGTCGTCCTCGGCCAGGAGTACCTGCTGTACGAGGAGAGCCCGCGCCCGCTGACCTATCCCAGGGCGGCCGAGCAGCTCGCCTATCTGCGCCCCGACGAGCTCTGGGGGGAGCGCAGGATCGAGTACCGGATCGAGGTCGTGCGGCGCAGGCTGCACGACAGCGGCTTCCCGTACCCGCTCCTGCACGACACGTCGGTGGGCCGCCCGTCCGACAACAGCCTGCTGCACAACCTGCTCAGGGGCCTGGTGGAGTCCACCACGCTGGTGCCGCCCGACCTCGGCCTCATGGACGACGAGCCGGACCGGTAG
- a CDS encoding serine/threonine-protein kinase has translation MRRGTTVGGRYRLVRGPLHGGMGEVWIARDQRLPRQVILKRLRRRGRRGTDRRESDRLEAEARALARFSHPHVVTLHDVLTLPERALPRRRTASWLVMEYVSGGSLADRPPLTPRRAARVGTQVAAALAALHAEGIVHGDVKPGNVVATPEGLAKLADFGAAYRVGGQETLTPPGTLSYTPDYAAPEVVRGRPEPASDVFSLAALLHTLVTGRPPRPRTGGDVDPFVAERQAERGEVALDPDLGPLGDLLPAMLDPAPKNRPGAAEAGRLLAGIAGPQEPLPRGDMGGDGAGEGVGQDSESSGRMVLPGRSRQFLIVAAVAGVTLAAALWLPPLRPGGHDDGSGGAHRTPAAPPLGDHRTVDPCALADPAALERFGETELDRRYGNFDRCDILVDTGGDAPVDVQFHLDTGGASGRPAPHRTQGDVAVAKESGDSDECVRALFPATERDAHAVVVVEDTGSGNRAQRVDAARLCAMADAATRTAVRRLNAGPLARRPEAGPDSLVHQDACALLTGRALEAMPGVDARDPHVGFGNWECKWASTTSRLWLELRFDQGSSVPDASDGTLTRVGGRRAVVEPGAEGPRTCRVRVVHRGPGGGRSVETLNVTVGGDPSQERLRRLALRFATAAVAELR, from the coding sequence GTGCGCCGGGGCACGACGGTCGGCGGGCGCTACCGGCTGGTGCGCGGCCCCCTCCACGGGGGCATGGGCGAGGTGTGGATCGCCCGCGACCAGCGGCTGCCCCGCCAGGTCATCCTCAAGCGGCTGCGGCGGCGCGGCCGCCGCGGCACCGACCGCAGGGAGTCCGACCGCCTGGAGGCCGAGGCCCGCGCCCTCGCGCGGTTCAGCCACCCCCACGTCGTCACCCTGCACGACGTGCTCACGCTGCCCGAGCGCGCCCTGCCGCGCCGCAGGACCGCGTCCTGGCTGGTCATGGAGTACGTGTCCGGGGGCAGCCTCGCGGACCGGCCGCCGCTCACGCCCCGGCGGGCCGCGCGCGTCGGCACCCAGGTCGCGGCCGCGCTCGCCGCCCTGCACGCCGAGGGGATCGTGCACGGCGACGTGAAGCCCGGCAACGTCGTCGCCACCCCCGAAGGCCTCGCCAAGCTCGCGGACTTCGGCGCCGCCTACCGGGTGGGCGGTCAGGAGACCCTCACCCCGCCCGGCACGCTCAGCTACACGCCCGACTACGCCGCCCCCGAAGTCGTGCGCGGCCGTCCCGAACCGGCGTCGGACGTGTTCTCCCTCGCCGCCCTGCTGCACACCCTCGTCACCGGCCGCCCGCCGCGCCCGCGCACCGGCGGCGACGTCGACCCGTTCGTCGCCGAGCGGCAGGCCGAGCGCGGCGAGGTCGCCCTCGACCCGGACCTCGGCCCGCTCGGCGACCTCCTTCCCGCGATGCTCGACCCCGCGCCGAAGAACCGCCCGGGCGCGGCCGAGGCGGGCCGGCTGCTCGCCGGGATCGCGGGCCCGCAGGAGCCGCTGCCGCGCGGCGACATGGGCGGCGACGGCGCGGGCGAGGGCGTCGGCCAGGACAGCGAGAGCTCCGGGCGGATGGTGCTGCCGGGCAGGTCACGGCAGTTCCTGATCGTGGCGGCCGTGGCCGGGGTGACGCTCGCCGCCGCCCTGTGGCTGCCGCCCCTGCGGCCGGGGGGCCACGACGACGGCTCCGGCGGCGCGCACCGGACCCCGGCGGCCCCGCCCCTCGGTGACCACCGCACCGTCGACCCGTGTGCCCTCGCGGACCCGGCCGCCCTCGAACGCTTCGGCGAAACCGAACTCGACCGCCGCTACGGCAACTTCGACCGCTGCGACATCCTCGTGGACACCGGCGGCGACGCCCCCGTGGACGTCCAGTTCCACCTCGACACGGGCGGCGCATCCGGACGGCCCGCACCCCACCGCACCCAGGGCGACGTGGCCGTGGCGAAGGAGTCCGGCGACAGCGACGAGTGCGTCCGTGCGCTGTTCCCGGCCACCGAACGCGACGCGCACGCCGTCGTCGTCGTGGAGGACACCGGGTCCGGCAATCGGGCCCAGCGCGTCGACGCCGCGCGGCTGTGCGCCATGGCGGACGCCGCCACCCGCACGGCCGTGCGGCGGCTCAACGCCGGGCCGCTCGCCCGCCGCCCCGAGGCCGGGCCCGACTCCCTCGTCCACCAGGACGCCTGCGCGCTCCTGACCGGGCGGGCCCTCGAAGCCATGCCCGGCGTCGACGCCCGCGACCCCCACGTCGGCTTCGGCAACTGGGAATGCAAGTGGGCGAGCACCACCAGCCGCCTCTGGCTGGAGCTGCGCTTCGACCAGGGCAGCTCGGTGCCGGACGCGAGCGACGGCACGCTCACCCGCGTCGGCGGCCGCCGCGCCGTCGTCGAGCCGGGCGCGGAGGGGCCGCGCACCTGCCGCGTCCGCGTCGTCCACCGCGGCCCGGGCGGCGGCCGCTCCGTCGAGACCCTGAACGTCACCGTCGGCGGCGACCCCTCCCAGGAGCGGCTGCGCCGCCTCGCCCTGCGCTTCGCCACGGCGGCGGTGGCCGAACTCCGCTGA
- a CDS encoding ABC transporter ATP-binding protein — protein sequence MRVDIEDLSVAYAGRTVVAGAHLVAAEGQITGLVGPNGSGKSTLLRTVYRHLRPVAGRVLLDGTDLRELTPARSARHVAALPQERGADVELTVREVVAMGRTPYKRAFAGDDAADRDTVARALAEVGMDAAAGRRFAALSGGERQRVLLARAFAQDPDVLVLDEPTNHLDVRHQVELLALLRGKGRTTLVSLHDLNAAASVCDRLHVLHGGRVVASGPPREVLTPALLAEVFGVRAAVLDHPLTGDPLIAFDHREPAGEPADGAPERVRCADIP from the coding sequence GTGCGCGTCGACATCGAGGACCTGTCCGTCGCCTACGCCGGGCGCACCGTCGTCGCGGGCGCCCACCTCGTCGCCGCCGAGGGGCAGATCACCGGGCTCGTCGGCCCGAACGGCAGCGGCAAGTCCACGCTCCTGCGCACCGTCTACCGCCATCTGCGGCCGGTGGCGGGCCGGGTGCTCCTGGACGGGACCGATCTGCGCGAGCTGACCCCCGCGCGGTCGGCCCGGCACGTCGCCGCGCTGCCGCAGGAGCGCGGCGCGGACGTCGAGCTGACCGTGCGCGAGGTCGTCGCGATGGGACGCACGCCCTACAAGCGGGCCTTCGCCGGGGACGACGCGGCGGACCGGGACACCGTCGCGCGCGCCCTCGCCGAGGTCGGCATGGACGCGGCGGCCGGGCGCCGCTTCGCGGCCCTGTCCGGCGGCGAGCGCCAACGCGTCCTGCTGGCCCGCGCGTTCGCCCAGGACCCCGACGTCCTCGTGCTCGACGAGCCGACCAACCACCTCGACGTGCGCCACCAGGTGGAACTGCTCGCCCTGCTGCGCGGCAAGGGGCGCACCACGCTCGTGTCCCTGCACGACCTCAACGCGGCCGCCTCGGTCTGCGACCGCCTGCACGTGCTGCACGGCGGGCGCGTCGTCGCGTCCGGGCCGCCGCGCGAGGTGCTCACGCCCGCGCTGCTCGCCGAGGTGTTCGGCGTCCGGGCGGCCGTCCTGGACCACCCGCTGACCGGCGACCCCCTGATCGCCTTCGACCACCGGGAACCGGCGGGGGAGCCCGCGGACGGTGCGCCGGAGCGCGTGCGGTGCGCGGACATCCCGTGA
- a CDS encoding iron ABC transporter permease: MASPRTGAKEAGRADGDARVLPAGPVAAGLAVLLLAALTAAVSWGSTSLPPGEVWGVVGRRLTGAAPRPGTSDLIVWQLRVPRALLAALVGAGLGLVGTAVQALVRNPLADPYLLGVSSGASLGAVAAIVLGAGAGSALGLSGAAFAGALVTFALVWAVARRGGGFAPLRLVLAGVAIGQFLSGFTSYLVLQAGDEQQTHSVLFWLMGSLSGATWQLIAVPAVTVPAALVLLQARARGLNALLMGDETAAGLGVGVGRLRRELFVVTSVLTGSLVAVSGAIAFVALMVPHTLRLLVGDDHRRLLPLSALGGAVLMVVVDIVCRTAMDAQELPVGVVTSLIGAPAMLFLLDRRLKNGS; this comes from the coding sequence GTGGCGTCCCCGCGCACCGGGGCGAAGGAGGCGGGCCGCGCCGACGGCGACGCGCGGGTCCTGCCCGCCGGGCCCGTCGCCGCGGGTCTGGCCGTGCTGCTCCTCGCGGCCCTCACCGCGGCCGTGTCCTGGGGCTCGACGTCGCTGCCGCCGGGCGAGGTGTGGGGCGTCGTCGGGCGCAGGCTGACCGGCGCCGCGCCCAGGCCCGGGACCAGCGACCTGATCGTGTGGCAGCTGCGGGTGCCGCGCGCCCTGCTCGCCGCGCTCGTCGGCGCCGGGCTCGGCCTGGTCGGCACCGCCGTGCAGGCGCTCGTACGCAACCCGCTGGCCGACCCCTATCTGCTGGGGGTCTCCAGCGGCGCCTCCCTGGGGGCCGTCGCCGCGATCGTCCTCGGGGCGGGCGCGGGCAGCGCGCTCGGGCTCTCCGGCGCGGCCTTCGCCGGCGCCCTCGTGACCTTCGCCCTGGTGTGGGCCGTGGCCCGGCGCGGCGGCGGCTTCGCGCCCCTGCGGCTCGTGCTCGCCGGGGTCGCGATCGGCCAGTTCCTGTCCGGGTTCACCAGCTACCTCGTGCTCCAGGCCGGGGACGAGCAGCAGACGCACAGCGTGCTCTTCTGGCTCATGGGCAGCCTGAGCGGCGCCACCTGGCAGCTGATCGCCGTGCCCGCGGTGACCGTCCCGGCCGCCCTGGTGCTGCTCCAGGCCCGCGCCCGGGGCCTCAACGCGCTCCTGATGGGCGACGAGACGGCCGCCGGGCTCGGCGTCGGCGTGGGACGGCTGCGCCGGGAGCTGTTCGTGGTGACGAGCGTCCTCACCGGGTCCCTGGTGGCGGTGTCCGGGGCGATCGCCTTCGTGGCCCTGATGGTGCCGCACACCCTGCGCCTCCTGGTGGGCGACGACCACCGCAGGCTGCTGCCGCTGTCCGCGCTCGGCGGGGCCGTCCTCATGGTCGTCGTCGACATCGTGTGCCGGACCGCCATGGACGCGCAGGAGCTGCCCGTCGGGGTAGTCACCTCGCTGATCGGCGCCCCGGCGATGCTGTTCCTGCTCGACCGGCGTCTGAAGAACGGGAGTTGA
- a CDS encoding ABC transporter substrate-binding protein: MRTRTGWGVAVAVGGLLVAGCGGGGDGTDGSAADGGAAGFPVRVTDCEGDATTFSAAPRKIVTSNAAALELLLRLGAGDRVVGTGFPPGKGTLPGALGARADDVKVLSRSVIPKEKLLGSGAELYIDTFASMGGMGGGMGDAPTPEEYKAVGMKHIYLKSTACAQGRKGPVTDLSAVERDITSLGAVTGNRSTAAELVDGMRTKLAAVRTAVRGVPERKRPTYFFFDYDAGTKQPTAVCNRQVGHAVINLAGARNVFASCDGAFKQVGWEDVVAKNPDWIQLGVRNRGSAAANEKAFDEARKWLENNPATKGLRAVRQGKFLRVGSEATTIAGVSNADTVVRIAKTLYPGKVR, from the coding sequence ATGCGTACGCGTACGGGGTGGGGTGTGGCGGTCGCGGTGGGCGGTCTGCTGGTCGCGGGCTGCGGCGGTGGCGGCGACGGCACGGACGGCTCCGCAGCGGACGGCGGGGCCGCGGGGTTCCCGGTGCGGGTCACCGACTGCGAGGGCGACGCGACCACCTTCTCCGCCGCGCCCCGGAAGATCGTGACCAGCAACGCCGCCGCCCTGGAGCTGCTGCTCAGGCTCGGCGCCGGGGACCGGGTGGTCGGCACCGGCTTCCCGCCCGGCAAGGGCACGCTGCCGGGCGCGCTCGGGGCGCGGGCGGACGACGTGAAGGTGCTCAGCCGCTCCGTGATCCCCAAGGAGAAGCTGCTCGGCTCCGGGGCCGAGCTGTACATCGACACCTTCGCCTCCATGGGCGGGATGGGCGGCGGCATGGGTGACGCCCCGACCCCCGAGGAGTACAAGGCCGTCGGGATGAAGCACATCTACTTGAAGTCCACCGCCTGCGCGCAGGGCCGGAAGGGCCCCGTGACCGATCTGTCCGCCGTGGAGCGGGACATCACCTCGCTCGGCGCCGTCACCGGCAACCGGAGCACGGCGGCGGAACTCGTCGACGGCATGCGGACGAAGCTGGCCGCCGTGCGCACGGCGGTGCGCGGCGTCCCCGAGCGGAAGCGGCCCACGTACTTCTTCTTCGACTACGACGCGGGGACCAAGCAGCCCACGGCCGTCTGCAACCGCCAGGTCGGCCACGCGGTGATCAACCTCGCGGGCGCCCGGAACGTCTTCGCTTCCTGCGACGGCGCGTTCAAGCAGGTCGGCTGGGAGGACGTGGTCGCCAAGAACCCGGACTGGATCCAGCTCGGCGTCCGCAACCGCGGCAGCGCCGCGGCCAACGAGAAGGCCTTCGACGAGGCCAGGAAGTGGCTGGAGAACAACCCGGCCACCAAGGGCCTGCGCGCGGTGAGGCAGGGGAAGTTCCTGCGCGTCGGCTCCGAGGCCACGACCATCGCGGGCGTCTCCAACGCCGACACCGTGGTGCGGATCGCCAAGACCCTCTACCCGGGCAAGGTCCGCTAG
- the msrA gene encoding peptide-methionine (S)-S-oxide reductase MsrA, which produces MRRRTRETAELPFPHRLFTHPLELLFLLQSSENSDLSLGRTPMADEISESGNAETATLGPGCFWSFDAVMRRTPGVTSSVAGFAGDHGPPPNYEDYERYGLNPQKFVEAVQLTFRPDTISFEEILTLFFQSHDPTTPNQSGADHGTVYHSTIFYADEDQRARSEQVMNRVRKELGQDIVTDLRPYQQFVVADSDQQDFYNKNRFQPYCRAVIEPKLRTLGIDVD; this is translated from the coding sequence ATGCGCCGCCGAACCCGCGAAACCGCCGAACTCCCCTTCCCGCACAGGCTCTTCACCCACCCGCTGGAATTGTTATTCCTGCTACAATCCAGCGAAAATTCGGACCTGAGTCTGGGGAGGACTCCGATGGCCGATGAAATATCCGAATCCGGGAATGCCGAGACCGCGACACTCGGTCCCGGATGCTTTTGGTCCTTCGACGCGGTGATGCGTCGGACCCCCGGTGTGACATCAAGTGTCGCGGGTTTCGCGGGAGACCACGGCCCGCCCCCCAACTACGAGGACTACGAGCGCTACGGACTCAATCCGCAGAAGTTCGTCGAGGCGGTGCAACTGACGTTCCGGCCCGACACCATCTCTTTCGAGGAGATACTCACCCTCTTCTTCCAGAGCCATGATCCGACCACGCCGAACCAGAGCGGCGCGGACCACGGCACCGTTTACCACTCGACGATCTTCTACGCCGACGAGGACCAGCGGGCGCGTTCCGAGCAGGTCATGAACCGGGTGCGGAAGGAATTGGGGCAGGACATCGTGACCGATCTCCGGCCCTATCAGCAGTTCGTCGTGGCCGACTCCGATCAGCAGGACTTCTACAACAAGAACCGCTTCCAGCCGTACTGCCGGGCGGTCATCGAACCGAAGCTCCGCACGCTGGGCATCGACGTCGACTGA
- a CDS encoding acyltransferase domain-containing protein, translated as MTKPATQDLRTGAVTGTVPWVLSGRSTAGLRAQAGRLLARLAPGPAAGAAEAEAGLLAEVGRSLVAAGAAGEYRAVVIGRDRAELLDGVRALAEDRPAPHVISGRAPRQAGPGTRPVFVFPGQGTQWAGMAVALLDASPVFAEAVRDCEKALSPYLNWSLEDVLRGVPGTPPLDQVDVVQPVLFSMMVSLARLWRRFGVEPGAAVGHSQGEIAAAHVAGALSLDDAARIVALRSQALTKIRGRGEMLTVLAPGDQVRTMLADWEGALSVAAVNGPATITVSGDAAAMADFGAALRAARMMRWRVPGVDFAAHSPHVEDLRETLLDLAASVEPAAGDVPFYSTVTGRRVDTEGLDAEYWYRNLRQTVRFDDAVRSLVADGHEVFVECSAQPVLTVGMQDIVEELGRSAVLMATLRNEDGGAARFLAALAEAYVHGVAVDWTAAFA; from the coding sequence GTGACCAAGCCCGCCACGCAAGACCTTCGAACCGGCGCAGTGACCGGCACGGTGCCGTGGGTGCTGTCCGGGCGCAGCACGGCGGGACTGCGCGCCCAGGCCGGCCGCCTCCTCGCCCGGCTCGCCCCGGGCCCGGCGGCGGGCGCGGCCGAGGCCGAGGCCGGCCTGCTCGCCGAGGTGGGCCGGTCGCTCGTGGCGGCCGGGGCCGCGGGTGAGTACCGGGCCGTGGTCATCGGGCGCGACCGCGCCGAACTGCTCGACGGGGTGCGCGCGCTCGCCGAGGACCGGCCCGCGCCGCACGTGATCAGCGGCCGGGCGCCGCGGCAGGCCGGGCCGGGCACCCGGCCGGTGTTCGTCTTCCCCGGCCAGGGCACCCAGTGGGCCGGCATGGCGGTGGCGCTGCTCGACGCCTCGCCCGTGTTCGCCGAGGCGGTCCGGGACTGCGAGAAGGCCCTGTCGCCGTATCTGAACTGGTCTCTCGAGGACGTGCTGCGCGGCGTGCCGGGCACCCCGCCGCTGGACCAGGTCGACGTCGTGCAGCCGGTGCTGTTCTCGATGATGGTGTCCCTGGCCCGGCTGTGGCGCCGCTTCGGCGTCGAGCCGGGCGCGGCGGTCGGCCACTCGCAGGGCGAGATCGCCGCGGCGCACGTCGCGGGCGCGCTGTCCCTCGACGACGCCGCGCGGATCGTCGCGCTGCGCAGCCAGGCCCTGACGAAGATCCGCGGCCGGGGCGAGATGCTGACCGTGCTCGCCCCGGGCGACCAGGTGCGGACCATGCTGGCCGACTGGGAGGGCGCCCTCTCGGTGGCCGCGGTGAACGGCCCGGCGACCATCACCGTCTCGGGCGACGCGGCCGCCATGGCCGACTTCGGCGCCGCGCTGCGGGCCGCCCGGATGATGCGCTGGCGGGTGCCGGGCGTGGACTTCGCCGCGCACTCGCCGCACGTGGAGGACCTCCGGGAGACCCTCCTCGACCTGGCCGCGAGCGTCGAACCGGCGGCGGGCGACGTGCCGTTCTACTCGACGGTGACCGGGCGGCGCGTCGACACCGAGGGCCTCGACGCGGAGTACTGGTACCGGAACCTGCGCCAGACGGTCAGGTTCGACGACGCCGTGCGCTCCCTGGTCGCCGACGGCCACGAGGTCTTCGTCGAGTGCAGCGCCCAGCCCGTGCTCACCGTCGGCATGCAGGACATCGTGGAGGAGCTCGGCCGCTCGGCGGTGCTCATGGCGACGCTGCGCAACGAGGACGGCGGCGCCGCCCGGTTCCTCGCCGCGCTGGCGGAGGCGTACGTGCACGGGGTCGCCGTGGACTGGACGGCGGCCTTCGCGTGA
- a CDS encoding helix-turn-helix domain-containing protein: MSGCPTSQATIPARPQITSTSSLLHLLRPADDSVLHLPATNPQLVEEVVARVGTGATGWAIENSRLLLAELSGEPFARFDQKSRSETRLVEAIALWVVLRLSGIRSITGVLSAELTHTIRERISDNTTVDHVLRYVRAAHASFTRELFEFRDAVIPAEDQATMMRSISADLFEGMETLSAAVAEKFAAERDRWFAGSVGERLELVSSILKGKPVDTMRALRQLGYDLTLHHVALVLWQDEITPDSSRELEATALRLLDQVGCSSMLMLPAGPGRLWAWGGRATDRPAELRRSEQPVDLPPHIHVASGLPGDGVAGFQRSHEQAVTAERVGGIIEPGPYGLCDYGDLEPVILLGNDAEATADFVRRELGPLAADNRSMAALRETVRCLLDNERGVALTAKHLHIAKNTVVYRVKKAEQLLGRSLREDRLRLHLALYLAGRLGSTVLADHDPATGLENSIRAVAK, translated from the coding sequence TTGTCAGGCTGCCCGACTTCGCAGGCCACTATTCCTGCGCGTCCACAGATCACGTCCACCAGTTCCCTGCTGCATCTACTGCGCCCCGCTGACGACTCCGTACTCCATTTACCGGCGACGAATCCGCAGCTGGTCGAGGAGGTAGTCGCCCGCGTCGGTACGGGTGCGACCGGCTGGGCGATCGAGAACAGCCGCCTGCTGCTTGCCGAACTCTCCGGAGAGCCCTTCGCCCGTTTCGACCAGAAGTCCCGCAGCGAGACCAGGCTCGTCGAGGCGATAGCGCTCTGGGTGGTCCTGCGGCTCAGCGGCATAAGATCCATCACCGGCGTCCTTTCCGCGGAGCTCACCCATACCATTCGGGAACGCATCTCGGACAACACGACCGTCGACCACGTCCTTCGCTATGTCCGAGCCGCCCACGCGAGTTTCACCCGTGAGCTGTTCGAGTTCCGCGACGCCGTGATCCCCGCCGAGGACCAGGCGACGATGATGCGGTCCATTTCCGCCGACCTCTTCGAGGGCATGGAGACGCTGTCCGCCGCGGTCGCCGAGAAGTTCGCCGCCGAGCGCGACCGCTGGTTCGCCGGTTCGGTGGGCGAGCGCCTGGAGCTGGTCTCCTCGATCCTCAAGGGCAAGCCCGTCGACACCATGCGGGCGCTGCGCCAGCTCGGGTACGACCTGACGCTGCACCACGTCGCGCTCGTCCTGTGGCAGGACGAGATCACCCCCGACAGCAGCCGCGAGCTGGAGGCCACGGCCCTGCGCCTGCTCGACCAGGTCGGCTGCTCCTCGATGCTGATGCTCCCCGCGGGCCCGGGGCGGCTGTGGGCGTGGGGCGGCCGCGCCACCGACCGCCCGGCCGAACTGCGGCGCTCCGAGCAGCCCGTGGACCTGCCCCCGCACATCCACGTCGCCTCCGGCCTGCCGGGCGACGGCGTGGCGGGCTTCCAGCGCTCCCACGAGCAGGCCGTCACCGCGGAGCGCGTCGGCGGCATCATCGAGCCGGGACCGTACGGGCTCTGCGACTACGGCGACCTGGAGCCGGTGATCCTGCTCGGCAACGACGCCGAGGCCACCGCCGACTTCGTGCGCCGCGAACTCGGTCCGCTCGCCGCCGACAACAGGTCCATGGCCGCGCTGCGCGAGACCGTGCGCTGTCTGCTGGACAACGAGCGCGGCGTCGCCCTCACCGCCAAACACCTGCACATCGCGAAGAACACCGTGGTCTACCGGGTGAAGAAGGCGGAGCAACTCCTCGGGCGGTCCCTGCGCGAGGACCGCCTCCGCTTGCACCTCGCGCTGTACCTGGCGGGACGGCTCGGCTCCACGGTGCTCGCCGACCACGATCCCGCGACAGGCCTTGAGAACTCGATTCGGGCGGTAGCCAAATGA